The following proteins come from a genomic window of Shewanella halifaxensis HAW-EB4:
- a CDS encoding anthranilate synthase component 1 codes for MEHTIAKVITQKEALAYHDDPLSLYQDVTQDAPHTMLLESAEIDSKDHLKSIVLTHAAMMIRCSGYQLEFSALTDNGKTLLAPIKSFFEQTFLATEINHINGSSLSLTLQKESNQLDEDARLKSTSPLDGLRALVKHIRCDESPEFEDLFLGGVLSYDLIDTVEPLPSVPEGDNTCPDYLFYLAETLILVDHQLQSAEIVTHQFVLPGYNSLNKHSDKSAAQLATRMSKLQQKCHSLAPIAELLGVDAETQVNISDNDFKDTVNSLKEHIVAGDIFQVVPSRSFSLPCPNTLGAYRALRLTNPSPYMFYFRGDDFTLFGASPESALKYEAKSNQVEIYPIAGTRKRGKTASGDIDFDLDSRNELELRLDKKELSEHIMLVDLARNDIARISQSGTRKVPELLKVDRYSHVMHLVSRVTGQLRSDLDALHAYQACMNMGTLTGAPKVSAAQLIRGAEKTRRGSYGGAVGYLNGLGDMDTCIVIRSAFVKNDIAYIQAGAGVVFDSDPQAEADETRQKAQAVISAIKMGGGL; via the coding sequence ATGGAACACACTATCGCTAAGGTTATCACCCAAAAAGAAGCGCTGGCGTATCATGACGATCCACTTAGTCTATACCAGGATGTGACTCAAGATGCCCCTCACACCATGCTGCTAGAGTCGGCTGAAATAGACAGCAAAGATCACCTAAAGAGTATCGTATTAACTCACGCAGCAATGATGATCCGTTGCAGTGGCTACCAGCTTGAGTTTAGCGCGTTAACAGACAATGGTAAGACACTACTCGCGCCAATCAAGTCCTTTTTCGAGCAAACTTTTCTGGCCACGGAAATTAACCATATTAATGGATCAAGCCTAAGCCTAACGCTACAAAAAGAGTCTAATCAACTCGATGAAGACGCTCGCCTAAAGTCAACCTCTCCTCTCGATGGCCTGCGAGCGCTAGTTAAGCACATTCGCTGCGATGAAAGCCCCGAGTTTGAAGATCTGTTTCTAGGTGGCGTACTCTCCTATGACTTAATCGATACCGTCGAGCCACTGCCAAGCGTGCCAGAAGGCGATAACACCTGCCCTGACTATCTATTTTATCTCGCCGAAACCTTAATTCTTGTGGATCATCAGCTACAAAGCGCCGAAATTGTGACTCACCAATTTGTGCTGCCAGGCTACAACAGCTTAAACAAGCACTCAGACAAGAGTGCGGCACAGCTTGCAACCCGCATGAGCAAGCTGCAACAAAAGTGTCATTCACTCGCGCCCATTGCCGAGCTACTAGGTGTCGATGCCGAGACTCAGGTTAATATTTCAGACAATGACTTCAAAGACACGGTCAACAGCCTAAAAGAGCACATCGTCGCTGGCGATATTTTCCAAGTGGTTCCATCGCGCAGTTTCAGCCTACCTTGCCCCAATACATTAGGTGCCTATCGCGCACTAAGGCTGACAAACCCAAGCCCTTACATGTTCTACTTTCGCGGCGATGACTTTACCTTGTTTGGCGCCTCACCAGAAAGTGCCCTTAAGTATGAGGCGAAGAGCAATCAGGTTGAGATCTACCCGATTGCCGGAACACGTAAACGTGGCAAAACCGCCAGCGGTGATATTGATTTTGATCTCGATAGCCGTAACGAGCTTGAACTGCGCCTAGATAAAAAAGAGCTGTCTGAGCACATCATGTTGGTGGACTTGGCTCGCAACGATATCGCTCGCATCAGCCAAAGTGGTACTCGCAAAGTACCTGAGCTACTAAAGGTGGATAGATACTCCCATGTAATGCACCTCGTTAGCCGCGTCACAGGCCAGCTTCGATCCGATTTAGATGCACTGCATGCCTATCAAGCTTGCATGAATATGGGCACCTTAACTGGCGCGCCAAAAGTGAGTGCCGCTCAGCTGATTCGCGGCGCTGAAAAAACACGTCGTGGCAGCTACGGCGGTGCGGTCGGTTACCTCAATGGTCTTGGTGATATGGATACCTGTATTGTAATCCGCTCAGCCTTTGTTAAAAACGACATCGCCTACATTCAAGCCGGAGCCGGCGTGGTATTTGATTCAGACCCTCAGGCGGAAGCCGATGAAACCCGCCAAAAGGCACAAGCGGTTATTTCAGCCATTAAGATGGGAGGTGGGCTATGA
- the trpB gene encoding tryptophan synthase subunit beta codes for MSKLNPYFGEYGGMYVPQILMPALKQLETAFIEAQEDEAFQEEFTDLLKNYAGRPTALTLTRNLSPNPLAKIYLKREDLLHGGAHKTNQVLGQALLAKRMGKKEIIAETGAGQHGVATALACALLGLKCRVYMGAKDVERQSPNVFRMKLMGAEVIPVTSGSATLKDACNEAMRDWSGCYDKAHYLLGTAAGPHPYPTIVREFQRMIGAETKRQILEREGRLPDAVIACVGGGSNAIGMFADFIDEPEVALIGVEPAGKGIDTPMHGAPLHHGKTGIFFGMKAPLMQDSEGQVEESYSVSAGLDFPSVGPQHAHLAAIGRATYESATDDEALETFQLLARCEGIIPALESAHAIAYAVKLAKEATKETLLVVNLSGRGDKDIFTVADILEQQKVEQQKVEQQKADNQNTEKNNQESGNE; via the coding sequence ATGAGCAAGTTAAATCCCTACTTTGGGGAATACGGTGGTATGTACGTTCCACAAATCTTAATGCCAGCACTTAAGCAGCTAGAGACCGCATTTATTGAAGCGCAAGAAGACGAAGCGTTTCAAGAAGAATTTACCGACCTATTAAAGAACTATGCGGGTCGCCCAACGGCATTAACGCTAACCCGTAACTTAAGCCCTAACCCACTGGCTAAGATTTACTTAAAGCGTGAAGACCTACTTCATGGTGGCGCCCACAAGACCAACCAAGTACTAGGTCAGGCGCTACTAGCAAAGCGCATGGGCAAGAAAGAGATCATTGCCGAGACGGGCGCGGGTCAACACGGCGTGGCAACGGCACTTGCCTGTGCCCTGCTCGGTCTTAAATGCAGAGTATATATGGGCGCCAAAGATGTTGAGCGTCAATCACCTAACGTATTTAGAATGAAGTTAATGGGCGCAGAAGTGATCCCGGTAACCTCAGGCTCTGCCACCTTAAAAGATGCTTGTAACGAAGCGATGCGTGACTGGTCTGGTTGTTATGACAAGGCCCACTATCTACTTGGCACCGCTGCGGGGCCTCATCCATATCCTACAATAGTACGCGAGTTCCAGCGCATGATTGGCGCTGAAACTAAGCGTCAAATTCTTGAGCGTGAAGGTCGCCTGCCCGATGCCGTTATTGCCTGTGTTGGCGGTGGTTCAAATGCGATTGGTATGTTTGCCGACTTTATCGATGAGCCAGAGGTTGCCTTGATTGGGGTTGAGCCTGCAGGTAAAGGCATTGATACGCCAATGCATGGCGCGCCACTTCATCATGGTAAAACGGGGATTTTCTTCGGTATGAAAGCGCCACTGATGCAAGATAGCGAAGGTCAAGTCGAAGAGTCTTACTCTGTATCGGCAGGCCTTGATTTCCCATCGGTTGGGCCGCAACATGCGCACCTTGCCGCCATTGGCCGCGCAACTTACGAGTCGGCGACCGATGATGAAGCACTGGAAACCTTCCAACTGCTCGCCCGCTGTGAAGGGATTATTCCGGCACTGGAATCGGCTCACGCAATCGCTTATGCGGTGAAGTTAGCCAAAGAAGCCACCAAAGAGACCCTATTAGTGGTTAACCTATCGGGCCGTGGTGACAAAGATATCTTCACCGTTGCGGACATTCTTGAGCAACAAAAAGTTGAGCAACAAAAAGTTGAGCAACAAAAAGCTGACAATCAGAATACAGAGAAAAACAATCAGGAGAGTGGCAATGAGTAA
- a CDS encoding DUF1538 domain-containing protein — MASINQLFKALFSSFKDLIPIILVVCFFEIFVLQQAPDNLLSILIGLVFIVVGLTFFVFGLEMGLFPIGESLAHALARKGSVFWLVVFSFSLGFGTTLAEPALTAVANEAAEVAAEAGAITPTEESMDDYALGLRLTVALSVGLAILLGVVRILKGWPIHYLIISGYVIVMILTSFAPENIIGIAYDSGGVTTSTITVPLVTALGVGLATVIKGRNPMLDGFGLIAFASLMPMIFVLIYGMLVL; from the coding sequence ATGGCTTCAATTAATCAGCTTTTCAAAGCCTTGTTTAGTAGTTTTAAAGATCTGATCCCGATAATCTTGGTGGTCTGCTTCTTTGAGATATTTGTTCTACAGCAAGCGCCAGATAATCTGTTGTCGATTCTCATCGGTCTTGTCTTCATTGTTGTCGGTTTAACCTTCTTTGTATTTGGTCTCGAAATGGGACTGTTTCCCATCGGTGAGTCTTTAGCACATGCCTTAGCGCGTAAAGGTAGTGTTTTTTGGCTGGTTGTTTTTTCTTTCTCTCTTGGTTTTGGTACCACGTTAGCTGAGCCTGCATTAACCGCGGTGGCCAATGAGGCGGCAGAGGTTGCTGCAGAAGCGGGGGCGATAACACCTACTGAAGAGTCTATGGATGATTACGCTTTGGGATTGCGACTCACGGTAGCACTATCGGTCGGGCTGGCTATTTTACTTGGAGTGGTCAGAATTTTAAAAGGCTGGCCTATTCATTACCTGATTATCTCAGGTTATGTCATCGTAATGATTTTGACCTCGTTTGCCCCAGAAAACATCATAGGTATCGCCTATGACTCGGGGGGAGTGACAACGTCGACCATTACCGTGCCGTTAGTGACCGCCCTTGGTGTGGGCTTAGCGACGGTGATTAAGGGGCGTAACCCTATGCTTGATGGTTTTGGCTTGATAGCGTTTGCCAGCTTAATGCCGATGATTTTTGTGCTTATCTACGGAATGCTGGTGCTTTAA
- the trpD gene encoding anthranilate phosphoribosyltransferase has translation MMSQTKITHSTIKSTEALIESLYRGESLSRQDAKALFSQIIQGEMNQATMAGMLVAMKMRGETIDEISGAADALRAAAKDFPTPSKSTTNKGIVDIVGTGGDGHNTINISTTAAFVAAAAGANVAKHGNRSVSSKSGSSDLLAQFGIDLTMEPETARDCLDELGLCFLFAPHYHGGVAHAVPVRQALKTRTLFNVLGPLINPSHPDFMLLGVYSPELVAPIAQVVKALGIKRAMVVHGSGLDEVALHGDTLVHELKDGEINEYRITPAMLGVPKAELTDLEGGAPEENAEYTRAILKGTGKNAHINAVAINAGCALYVAGICDDIKSGTALALETIKSGKAYELLTQFANASQAGKGA, from the coding sequence ATGATGAGTCAAACAAAAATCACTCACTCCACAATTAAATCTACTGAAGCGCTTATCGAATCCCTTTACCGCGGCGAGAGCTTATCTCGACAAGACGCTAAGGCACTTTTTAGCCAGATCATTCAAGGCGAAATGAATCAAGCCACCATGGCGGGCATGCTAGTTGCAATGAAGATGCGCGGCGAAACTATCGATGAAATATCTGGCGCAGCCGATGCATTAAGAGCAGCCGCCAAAGACTTTCCAACACCGAGCAAATCAACAACTAACAAAGGTATCGTCGATATCGTCGGTACAGGCGGTGATGGTCACAACACCATCAATATCTCCACCACTGCCGCTTTTGTTGCCGCTGCAGCGGGAGCCAATGTCGCTAAGCATGGTAATCGCAGTGTATCGAGTAAATCGGGCTCGTCAGACTTACTGGCGCAATTTGGCATCGATTTAACCATGGAGCCAGAAACCGCCCGCGATTGCTTAGACGAGTTAGGGCTGTGCTTTTTGTTTGCCCCTCACTATCACGGCGGTGTCGCCCATGCAGTGCCAGTGCGCCAAGCGCTTAAAACCCGCACCCTATTTAATGTGCTTGGGCCGCTCATTAACCCATCACATCCTGACTTTATGCTACTAGGCGTCTATAGCCCAGAGCTGGTAGCGCCCATCGCGCAGGTGGTTAAAGCCCTTGGCATTAAGCGTGCTATGGTGGTTCACGGTAGTGGCCTCGATGAGGTGGCACTGCACGGTGATACCTTAGTGCATGAGCTAAAAGATGGCGAGATCAATGAGTACCGTATCACCCCCGCGATGCTTGGCGTCCCAAAGGCAGAGCTTACTGATTTAGAGGGCGGTGCACCTGAAGAGAACGCAGAGTACACCCGCGCCATACTTAAAGGCACAGGCAAAAACGCCCATATAAATGCCGTCGCCATAAATGCAGGCTGCGCTCTGTATGTAGCTGGCATTTGTGATGACATAAAATCAGGCACGGCCTTAGCATTAGAAACAATAAAAAGCGGTAAAGCCTACGAATTATTGACCCAGTTTGCTAACGCTAGCCAAGCTGGCAAAGGAGCCTAA
- the trpCF gene encoding bifunctional indole-3-glycerol-phosphate synthase TrpC/phosphoribosylanthranilate isomerase TrpF, with product MSTDLRETTVAKESNVLTKIVDSKAAHIASLKQRFPEASLTPKLSDRSLFDALNAPNAGFILECKKASPSKGLIRDVFDVDAISDVYNRYAAGISVLTDEQFFQGDMDYIPRVRARVTQPILCKDFFVDEYQVKLAAHQGADAILLMLSVLDDARYQVLATEAAKYQLDILTEVSNEAELSRAIELNAAIIGINNRNLRDLSTDLATTEALAPHIPADRVVISESGIYNQAQVRRLSPLVDGFLVGSSLMAEEDLDLACRTLTFGHNKVCGLTRIEDMLAVAKAGAVYGGLIFAKKSPRAVTAEQTQELVKQLKQSGTRLNLVGVFVNEAVDVIAKLAVDLDLFAVQLHGKETHLEVSQLKAIFAELNCQTQIWKAVAVSIDAEGNSGDELVIPEGIDRIVFDSKSDNQFGGTGQTFDWQKVLPNRSAALLAGGLSPANATQAAAQGFYGLDFNSGLEQIPGIKDLAKITEAFKLLRQY from the coding sequence GTGAGCACGGATCTACGAGAAACAACGGTGGCCAAAGAAAGCAACGTATTAACTAAAATTGTTGATTCCAAAGCGGCTCATATCGCGTCACTGAAACAACGCTTTCCTGAGGCAAGCCTTACACCTAAGCTGTCTGATAGAAGTTTGTTTGATGCGCTTAACGCCCCAAATGCTGGGTTTATTCTAGAGTGCAAAAAAGCCAGCCCATCGAAAGGCTTAATCCGTGATGTATTTGATGTCGATGCGATTAGCGACGTCTATAACCGCTACGCTGCGGGTATTTCGGTATTAACCGATGAACAGTTCTTCCAAGGTGATATGGACTATATTCCACGAGTGCGTGCTCGCGTCACTCAGCCTATCTTGTGCAAAGACTTCTTCGTCGACGAGTATCAGGTCAAACTTGCCGCTCATCAGGGCGCCGATGCGATTCTATTGATGCTATCGGTACTGGATGATGCAAGATATCAAGTACTTGCAACCGAGGCGGCTAAGTATCAGCTGGATATCTTGACCGAAGTGAGTAACGAGGCAGAGCTGAGCCGCGCCATTGAGCTTAATGCTGCCATTATCGGCATTAATAACCGCAATCTTCGCGATCTATCAACCGATCTTGCTACCACAGAAGCGCTGGCGCCGCATATCCCAGCTGACAGAGTGGTGATCAGCGAATCGGGCATTTATAACCAAGCCCAAGTTCGCCGCTTGAGCCCACTGGTTGATGGCTTCTTGGTGGGTAGCTCATTGATGGCCGAGGAGGATCTGGACCTTGCTTGCCGCACCCTGACTTTTGGCCACAACAAAGTATGCGGCCTGACCCGTATCGAAGACATGCTAGCTGTCGCCAAAGCTGGCGCCGTCTATGGTGGACTCATCTTTGCGAAAAAGTCTCCACGAGCGGTGACAGCCGAGCAGACACAAGAGCTAGTCAAACAGCTAAAACAGAGTGGTACTAGGCTCAATCTGGTTGGAGTATTTGTCAATGAAGCGGTCGATGTTATCGCAAAGCTCGCCGTCGATTTAGATCTATTTGCAGTGCAATTGCACGGTAAAGAAACCCACCTTGAAGTTAGCCAGCTAAAGGCGATTTTTGCTGAGCTAAACTGTCAAACTCAAATATGGAAAGCCGTTGCGGTGAGTATCGATGCTGAGGGTAATAGCGGCGATGAACTTGTTATCCCCGAAGGCATTGATCGAATCGTATTTGATAGCAAGTCAGACAACCAATTTGGCGGCACTGGCCAAACCTTTGATTGGCAAAAGGTACTGCCAAACAGAAGCGCAGCCTTGCTCGCGGGCGGCTTAAGCCCAGCCAATGCCACGCAAGCCGCTGCCCAAGGATTTTACGGCTTAGACTTTAACTCCGGCCTTGAGCAAATCCCTGGTATTAAAGATTTAGCCAAAATCACTGAGGCATTTAAGTTATTACGCCAATATTGA
- a CDS encoding aryl-sulfate sulfotransferase yields the protein MSKPSLLLPALALSLSLCSVHVAASIDGMKPKPVEGAPLGYIIHNPYENAPLTALVTLAGHTISAVEVTVHANDEDGVSLTYQVDDMRVMDEGGVPIFGLYPAFMNQFTVKWTENGERKSHNYKMLTPDIDMGFSESQWAKAPLVEVEHVDADFKDRLYFVNWTNADGKAAPLMHNNADAPGAFSWDGKPGFFIIDTAGDIRWYMNPYTTHDAKSFDSAGYAMGMNVTKDGNMVWVQGQGWKKMSIMGRMISEHNLPGNFIDASHEGIEGANGNVFIRAAAKDYRTSDGRLVNTIRDQIIEVDNTGKLVDYWDLNTILDPMRDAALLSLDAGAVCLNINLDDAGHQTTEEDLANAPYGDIHGVATGRNWAHVNSIEYDPKDDSIIISSRHQSAVIKIGRDKQVKWILSASKGWSEKFQDKLLKPITPDGEPIWCNEKGACQDKDFDFSWTSHTAYLVPEKGTLTVFDNGDGRDLGQPMFATEKYSRSVEYKIDEQNMTVLQVWEYGKDELGYEGYSPVTSIVKYQADKDSMMSYFASAGLFGLGGGYGNLKMDDTTGKVQSILVEHRYGETEPAVRINIDSHDMFATGYRAQVIRVNEMLK from the coding sequence ATGTCTAAACCCTCTTTACTGCTACCTGCGTTAGCCTTATCTCTTAGTCTATGTAGCGTCCATGTTGCAGCGTCTATTGATGGCATGAAGCCTAAGCCTGTCGAAGGCGCCCCATTAGGGTATATTATTCATAATCCTTATGAAAATGCGCCGCTAACGGCCTTAGTGACCCTAGCCGGGCACACCATTTCAGCGGTTGAAGTCACCGTGCATGCCAATGATGAAGATGGCGTGAGCTTGACTTATCAAGTCGATGATATGCGCGTGATGGATGAGGGCGGCGTGCCCATTTTTGGTCTCTATCCAGCGTTTATGAATCAGTTTACCGTTAAGTGGACTGAGAACGGCGAGCGTAAATCTCACAATTATAAAATGCTAACGCCCGATATCGATATGGGTTTTTCAGAAAGTCAGTGGGCTAAGGCACCCTTGGTTGAAGTTGAGCATGTCGATGCTGATTTTAAAGACAGATTGTACTTTGTTAACTGGACTAACGCCGACGGTAAAGCCGCGCCGCTGATGCATAACAATGCTGATGCGCCAGGTGCATTTTCGTGGGACGGTAAACCGGGCTTCTTCATTATCGATACCGCGGGCGATATTCGCTGGTATATGAACCCCTATACCACTCATGATGCAAAAAGCTTTGACAGTGCGGGTTATGCTATGGGCATGAACGTGACTAAAGATGGCAACATGGTGTGGGTGCAAGGCCAAGGCTGGAAGAAGATGTCGATTATGGGACGGATGATCTCAGAGCATAATCTGCCGGGTAACTTTATCGATGCCTCTCACGAAGGCATCGAGGGCGCCAACGGAAACGTGTTTATTCGCGCCGCTGCCAAAGACTACCGTACTTCAGATGGCCGCTTGGTCAATACGATTCGCGATCAAATTATCGAGGTGGATAACACAGGTAAGCTGGTGGACTATTGGGATCTAAACACTATCTTAGATCCAATGCGTGACGCGGCATTACTGTCACTTGATGCGGGCGCGGTCTGTTTAAATATTAATCTTGACGATGCGGGCCATCAAACCACCGAGGAAGACTTGGCCAACGCGCCTTATGGTGATATTCACGGCGTGGCAACGGGTCGCAACTGGGCTCATGTTAACTCAATCGAGTACGATCCAAAGGACGACAGCATCATCATTAGCTCGCGCCATCAATCGGCGGTGATCAAGATTGGCCGTGATAAACAGGTTAAGTGGATCTTAAGTGCTAGCAAAGGCTGGAGCGAGAAGTTTCAAGATAAATTGCTTAAACCTATTACGCCAGATGGTGAGCCAATTTGGTGTAACGAGAAGGGCGCATGTCAGGATAAAGATTTTGACTTTAGCTGGACATCACACACCGCCTACTTAGTGCCAGAGAAAGGTACCCTAACCGTGTTTGATAACGGCGATGGTCGCGATCTCGGCCAGCCTATGTTTGCTACTGAGAAGTACTCACGTTCGGTGGAATATAAAATCGATGAGCAGAACATGACGGTGCTGCAAGTCTGGGAATACGGTAAGGATGAGCTTGGCTATGAAGGTTACTCACCCGTGACCTCTATCGTTAAATATCAAGCCGATAAAGACAGCATGATGAGCTACTTTGCCTCAGCCGGTCTATTTGGTCTAGGCGGCGGTTACGGTAACCTGAAGATGGATGACACCACAGGTAAGGTGCAATCAATTCTGGTTGAGCATCGATATGGTGAAACTGAGCCTGCTGTACGCATTAATATCGATAGCCACGATATGTTTGCCACCGGTTATCGCGCTCAGGTTATTCGCGTCAATGAGATGCTTAAGTAG
- the trpA gene encoding tryptophan synthase subunit alpha has protein sequence MSNRYQAAFAALNEKNQGAFVPFVTLGDPSPELSLKIIDTLVENGADALELGFPFSDPLADGPVIQGANLRALAAGTTPSQCFEMLGTIRAKYPELPIGLLLYANLVFANGIDKFYGKCQAAGVDSVLIADVPVEEAAPFIASAKAHGVCPIFIAPPNADSETLKQVSEKGEGYTYLLSRAGVTGTESKAGMPIGDILNRLKEFNGAPPLLGFGIAEPSQVKAAIDAGAAGAISGSAVVKIIAANKDNEQALLSALGEFTRNMKAATSR, from the coding sequence ATGAGTAATCGTTATCAGGCAGCCTTTGCCGCCCTTAATGAGAAAAACCAAGGCGCATTTGTGCCGTTCGTGACCTTAGGCGACCCATCACCTGAGCTATCGCTCAAGATCATCGATACCTTAGTGGAAAACGGCGCCGATGCCCTAGAGCTAGGCTTTCCATTCTCAGATCCACTAGCCGATGGTCCGGTTATTCAAGGTGCAAACCTGCGCGCATTAGCCGCAGGCACCACGCCATCTCAGTGCTTTGAGATGCTAGGCACTATTCGCGCTAAGTACCCAGAGCTACCTATCGGCCTGCTTTTATATGCAAACCTCGTGTTTGCCAACGGCATCGATAAGTTTTACGGCAAATGCCAAGCCGCTGGCGTCGATTCGGTATTAATTGCCGACGTACCAGTCGAGGAAGCCGCGCCTTTTATCGCATCAGCCAAGGCCCACGGCGTGTGCCCAATCTTTATCGCACCGCCTAATGCCGATAGCGAGACCTTAAAGCAGGTCAGCGAAAAAGGGGAAGGCTACACTTACCTGTTATCACGCGCGGGTGTTACTGGCACAGAATCGAAAGCGGGTATGCCAATTGGCGACATTCTCAATCGCCTAAAGGAGTTTAATGGTGCGCCGCCACTACTCGGTTTTGGTATTGCCGAACCTTCGCAGGTCAAAGCGGCCATCGATGCGGGCGCAGCTGGCGCGATTTCAGGTTCTGCGGTGGTAAAAATCATCGCAGCCAATAAAGACAACGAACAAGCCTTATTAAGCGCTCTCGGTGAATTTACCCGCAATATGAAGGCGGCAACGTCTCGCTAA
- the nqrF gene encoding NADH:ubiquinone reductase (Na(+)-transporting) subunit F encodes MEMAIGIGMFTFVVSILVMVILFAKSKLVSTGDVNIRINGDVEKSISTQAGDKLLGALAGKNIFIPSACGGGGTCGQCRVKVKSGGGEILATERDHINKKEAKEGCRLACQVSVKTDMELEVDEEIFGVKKWQCEVISNNNQATFIKELLLKLPEGEDVLFKAGGYIQIEAPAHEVKYADFDIPAEYRDDWEKYDLFKLVSKVDEDVLRAYSMANYPDEKGRIMLNVRIATPPSDNVPPGKMSSYIFNLKAGDKVTISGPFGEFFVKETDAEMVFIGGGAGMAPMRSHIFNQLKGVKTKRKMSFWYGARSTREVFYQDDFDALAAENDNFVWHVALSDPLPEDNWTGYTGFIHNVLFENYLKNHKAPEDCEFYMCGPPIMNSSVIALLESLGVEPENILLDDFGD; translated from the coding sequence ATGGAAATGGCAATTGGTATCGGTATGTTCACCTTCGTGGTGAGTATATTGGTCATGGTGATTTTATTCGCCAAGAGCAAGTTGGTCTCGACAGGTGACGTCAACATTCGTATTAATGGTGACGTAGAGAAAAGTATCTCGACACAAGCCGGAGACAAGTTACTGGGCGCACTCGCAGGAAAGAATATCTTTATCCCGTCAGCCTGTGGTGGCGGTGGTACCTGTGGTCAGTGCCGAGTGAAAGTTAAATCAGGTGGTGGTGAAATTTTAGCGACTGAGCGTGACCACATCAATAAGAAAGAAGCTAAAGAAGGTTGTCGTCTAGCCTGTCAGGTATCGGTGAAAACCGATATGGAGCTTGAGGTCGATGAGGAGATCTTCGGCGTTAAGAAGTGGCAGTGTGAAGTGATCTCGAATAATAACCAAGCGACCTTTATTAAAGAGTTACTGCTTAAGCTGCCAGAGGGCGAAGACGTGCTCTTTAAAGCGGGTGGTTATATTCAGATTGAAGCCCCTGCCCATGAAGTGAAATACGCCGATTTCGATATTCCTGCCGAGTATCGTGATGATTGGGAAAAGTATGACCTGTTTAAGCTGGTTTCAAAAGTCGATGAAGATGTGCTTCGTGCTTACTCGATGGCTAACTACCCAGACGAGAAAGGCCGCATCATGCTTAACGTGCGTATTGCTACGCCGCCGAGTGACAATGTACCGCCGGGTAAGATGTCGTCCTACATCTTTAACCTGAAAGCGGGTGATAAGGTGACGATCTCTGGCCCATTCGGTGAGTTCTTCGTTAAAGAAACTGACGCCGAAATGGTCTTTATCGGCGGTGGTGCTGGTATGGCGCCGATGCGCTCACATATCTTCAACCAGCTAAAAGGGGTTAAGACCAAGCGTAAGATGAGTTTCTGGTACGGCGCGCGCTCGACTCGTGAAGTCTTCTACCAAGATGATTTTGATGCGCTAGCGGCCGAGAACGACAACTTCGTCTGGCATGTGGCGCTATCTGATCCGCTCCCCGAAGATAATTGGACGGGTTACACCGGTTTTATCCATAACGTGCTGTTTGAGAATTATCTTAAAAATCATAAGGCACCAGAAGATTGTGAGTTCTACATGTGTGGCCCTCCAATTATGAACTCATCGGTGATTGCTCTGCTTGAAAGCCTAGGTGTCGAACCTGAAAATATCTTACTTGATGACTTCGGTGATTAG
- a CDS encoding aminodeoxychorismate/anthranilate synthase component II — translation MKIYLLDNFDSFTYNLVDQFRSLGYEVVIYRNDVDANFIADKLLNETVPAALVLSPGPGAPHEAGSLMALIECVAGKVPMLGICLGHQALVEHYGGKVERARQVVHGKASPTYHNGTDIFADLPSPLPVARYHSLVATQVPDCLEVIATTEDMPMAIIHRQDKAVGFQFHPESILTTLGSQLLVQSLDYLSRALANNSHDNEKG, via the coding sequence ATGAAAATCTATCTGTTAGATAACTTTGACTCCTTCACTTACAACCTAGTCGATCAGTTTAGAAGTCTAGGCTACGAAGTGGTGATTTATCGTAATGATGTCGATGCTAACTTTATCGCTGACAAATTGTTAAATGAAACCGTACCCGCTGCGCTTGTGCTGTCCCCAGGTCCTGGCGCGCCCCATGAAGCGGGCTCATTAATGGCCTTGATTGAGTGCGTTGCAGGCAAAGTGCCTATGCTGGGTATTTGCCTTGGTCATCAAGCCTTAGTGGAACATTACGGCGGCAAAGTGGAACGCGCCAGACAAGTGGTTCATGGTAAGGCAAGCCCGACTTACCATAACGGTACCGATATCTTTGCAGATCTCCCCTCACCACTTCCGGTTGCTCGTTATCACAGCTTAGTCGCAACCCAAGTACCCGATTGCCTAGAGGTCATTGCGACGACTGAGGATATGCCAATGGCAATTATCCACAGACAAGATAAAGCGGTGGGCTTTCAGTTTCATCCAGAATCAATTTTAACCACCTTAGGTAGCCAGCTATTAGTACAAAGCTTAGATTATCTTTCTCGCGCATTAGCTAATAACAGCCACGATAACGAAAAAGGATAA